One Setaria italica strain Yugu1 chromosome II, Setaria_italica_v2.0, whole genome shotgun sequence DNA segment encodes these proteins:
- the LOC101773437 gene encoding remorin 4.1 — protein sequence MLSAQTAASSSSSGGVEQERSVVVEQERSVVVEERRRTEPVGEEDEEEEEEEPEFRDIHALSPPPSQPSSYRRGRGESWGSAAGGSRHTSIRSVGSETAPSEPFPTMSREFSAMVAAAATANAANAAAANGAGSDTERDVDVMGRIGEGDELEETNPLAIVPDSNPIPSPRRRGPPTPGADGALAASGAQGHGHAGGGGEGGVSVGQVKKEEVESKIAAWQIAEVAKLNNRFKREEVVINGWEGDQVEKASAWLKKYERKLEEKRAKAMEKAQNEVAKARRKAEEKRASAEAKRGTKVARVLELANFMRAVGRAPSTKRSFF from the exons ATGTTGAGTGCGCAGACGGcggctagcagcagcagcagcggaggCGTCGAGCAGGAGAGGAGCGTCGTCGTCGAGCAGGAGAGGagcgtcgtcgtcgaggagaggcggcggacggagccggtgggggaggaggacgaggaggaggaggaggaggagccggagttCAGGGACATCCACGCGCTGAGCCCGCCGCCGAGCCAGCCGTCGTCGTACCGCAGGGGGCGCGGGGAGTCGTGGGGGTCCGCCGCGGGCGGGAGCAGGCACACGTCGATCCGCTCCGTCGGGAGCGAGACCGCCCCCAGTGAGCCCTTCCCGACTATGAGCAGGGAGTTCTCGGCCATGGTCGCCGCAGCAGCCACCGCTaacgccgccaacgccgccgccgccaacgggGCCGGGAGCGACACCGAGAGGGACGTCGACGTGATGGGGAGGATCGGGGAGGGCGACGAGCTGGAGGAGACGAACCCGCTGGCCATCGTACCGGACAGCAACCCCatcccgtcgccgcgccgccggggccCGCCGACCCCGGGCGCGGACGGGGCGCTGGCTGCCAGCGGCGCCCAAGGCcacggccacgccggcggcggcggcgagggcggggtGTCGGTCGGGCAGGtgaagaaggaggaggtggagtcCAAGATCGCCGCGTGGCAGATCGCCGAGGTGGCCAAGCTCAACAACCGCTTCAAGCGCGAGGAGGTCGTCATCAACGGCTGGGAGGGCGACCAGGTCGAGAAGGCCAGCGCCTGGCTCAAGAAGTACGAG AGGAAGCTGGAGGAGAAGCGTGCCAAGGCGATGGAGAAGGCGCAGAACGAGGTGGCCAAGGCGCGGCGGAAGGCGGAGGAGAAGCGCGCGTCGGCGGAGGCCAAGCGGGGCACCAAGGTGGCGCGCGTGCTGGAGCTCGCCAACTTCATGAGGGCCGTGGGGAGGGCGCCCTCCACCAAGCGCTCCTTCTTCTGA